ATACAGGGCCACCACGTCGGCGCCGGACAGGTCCACGGCCATCATGTCGCCTTCGATGATCTTCACCTGCTGCTGCAGCCCCAGGCTCTCCACCGCCTCCCTGGCGCGCTTCGCCAGAGCAGGACTCAGTTCGACTCCCACGGCTTTCGCCCCGAACTCTTTGGCCGCCGTGGCCACGATGCGCCCGTCTCCGCAGCCGAGGTCGAACAGCGTTTCGCCGCTCTTCAGGCCGGCGATCTCCAGCATCTTGACGACAATGGGCTGCGGCGAACTGACGTACGGCGCCAGCTTCTGCGGCTGGATGCCCTGTTTGGTCTGGCCTGCGGCTGCGCCCGCCGACAGCACGGACGCGAGCAGAATCGCACTACTGCGGCGGAACCAGGTGAGAACCCCTGATGGAAGCATCGGCCGGCCGCCTCCCTGATTTCCATTTTACGATCCGCGCCACCACCTCTGTCACGGCCGACCAGAGCTCCCTGGGGCGGCTGATCGTGAACTCGGTTCCCTTGAAATAGCGCACGGCCTGGCTGATGGAGTCCCGCCACGGGTTCATTTGCGGCGTCAGGTTGTAGTTGAGATAGAAGACCGGGTATTCCGTTTCGCCCACTTCGCGCAGGGCGTCGGCGGGAACGCCGGATGGCAGCATGACCTTGGGCCCGGCGATGATCAGCCCGTCCGGCGCGGGCGCGC
This DNA window, taken from Bryobacteraceae bacterium, encodes the following:
- a CDS encoding 50S ribosomal protein L11 methyltransferase — encoded protein: MLPSGVLTWFRRSSAILLASVLSAGAAAGQTKQGIQPQKLAPYVSSPQPIVVKMLEIAGLKSGETLFDLGCGDGRIVATAAKEFGAKAVGVELSPALAKRAREAVESLGLQQQVKIIEGDMMAVDLSGADVVALYLLTEANEQLRPKLEKELKPGARVVSLEFRIKGWKPARVEKVEAHRHPYTIYLYQWPQK